The following are encoded together in the Candidatus Zixiibacteriota bacterium genome:
- a CDS encoding oxidoreductase: protein MTHKRKPKLAVWKFASCDGCQLSLLDCEDELLAVAGEIEIANFPEASRAVVGRSYDLSLVEGSITTPHDAERIHRIRRSSKVLVTIGACATTGGIQALRNFKDVKEFTSIVYAYPEYIETLHKSTPISDHVKVDFELNGCPINKMQLVEVLCAYLNGRKPNTPRHSVCMQCKARGHVCVMVAHGTPCLGPVTHAGCDAICPGYDRGCYGCFGPKESPNTRSLGRQWGKMGVSDPNLVRAFRSFNAYSDAFRKESEFHEK, encoded by the coding sequence ATGACCCATAAACGCAAACCAAAACTGGCTGTCTGGAAATTCGCATCCTGCGACGGCTGCCAATTGAGCCTCCTCGATTGCGAGGATGAGCTTCTGGCCGTGGCCGGCGAAATTGAGATCGCCAACTTCCCCGAGGCCTCGCGCGCTGTCGTGGGAAGGTCGTACGATCTCTCGCTGGTTGAAGGATCTATCACCACGCCTCACGATGCGGAACGGATTCATCGGATCCGCCGCTCCTCGAAAGTCCTGGTGACCATCGGCGCCTGTGCCACCACCGGCGGCATTCAGGCCCTGCGAAATTTCAAAGACGTGAAAGAATTCACCTCTATCGTCTATGCCTATCCGGAGTATATCGAAACCCTTCACAAGTCGACCCCTATCAGCGATCATGTCAAGGTCGACTTCGAACTGAACGGCTGTCCCATCAATAAAATGCAGCTGGTGGAGGTCCTCTGCGCCTATTTGAACGGTCGCAAGCCGAATACGCCGCGTCACAGTGTCTGCATGCAGTGCAAGGCTCGCGGCCATGTTTGTGTCATGGTCGCCCACGGCACACCCTGTCTCGGTCCGGTGACGCATGCCGGATGTGATGCCATTTGCCCGGGATATGATCGCGGTTGCTACGGCTGTTTCGGCCCCAAAGAGTCTCCCAATACACGGTCTCTGGGTCGCCAATGGGGCAAAATGGGCGTTTCCGACCCCAACCTGGTGCGCGCTTTCCGCAGTTTCAATGCCTACTCTGACGCTTTTCGCAAGGAGAGTGAATTCCATGAGAAGTAG
- a CDS encoding Ni/Fe hydrogenase subunit alpha produces MRSRTIKVDYLARVEGEGGLYVKIKNRAVVDVKLRIFEPPRFFEAFLRGRNHSEAPDITARICGICPIAYQTSSVTAMENAFGVKVEGQLRALRRLIYCGEYIESHVLHVYLLHAPDFLGYEDAIRMAKDFPDAVKNALKLKKIGNDLMTLVGGREIHPINMKVGGFYKVPNKKELETFVEPLKWARDAALETVKLVATFDFPELEQDYEFVALRHPDEYPLFDGRLVSNKGLDIPIADFEKHFEELHVEHSTSLHCVHKEHGSYLVGPLARYALNFDKLTPSAQQAARAAKLDEVCRNPFKSIIVRSVETVYACEEALRIIKEYEKPEKPAIDIVPKAGIGCGCSEAPRGILYHRYRLDENGVILDAKIVPPTSQNQGIIESDLREFVSRNLALSNEKLTWQCEQAIRNYDPCISCSCHFLKLHIERE; encoded by the coding sequence ATGAGAAGTAGAACTATCAAGGTTGATTATCTGGCCCGGGTGGAGGGTGAGGGCGGGCTGTATGTCAAGATAAAGAATCGCGCGGTGGTGGATGTTAAATTGCGCATTTTCGAGCCGCCCCGTTTCTTCGAGGCTTTTTTGAGAGGACGCAACCATAGCGAAGCCCCCGATATTACCGCCCGCATTTGCGGTATCTGCCCGATTGCCTATCAAACCAGCTCCGTGACGGCGATGGAAAATGCTTTCGGAGTGAAAGTGGAGGGTCAGCTGCGGGCATTGCGGCGTCTCATCTACTGCGGCGAATATATCGAAAGCCATGTTCTGCATGTCTATCTTCTGCATGCCCCCGATTTTCTGGGTTATGAAGATGCCATCAGAATGGCCAAGGATTTCCCCGATGCGGTTAAAAATGCTCTGAAGCTGAAAAAAATCGGCAACGATTTGATGACTCTTGTCGGCGGCCGCGAAATCCATCCCATCAATATGAAGGTGGGCGGATTCTATAAGGTGCCCAACAAGAAGGAACTGGAGACTTTCGTTGAACCGCTGAAATGGGCCAGAGATGCCGCTCTGGAAACGGTCAAGCTTGTCGCCACCTTTGATTTCCCGGAACTGGAGCAGGATTATGAATTTGTCGCGCTGCGCCATCCCGATGAATATCCTCTGTTCGATGGACGTCTGGTTTCCAACAAAGGGCTGGATATTCCGATCGCCGATTTTGAGAAGCACTTTGAGGAACTCCATGTCGAGCATTCGACTTCTCTGCATTGTGTACACAAGGAGCACGGTTCTTATTTGGTCGGCCCGCTGGCCCGCTACGCCCTGAATTTTGACAAACTGACCCCCTCGGCACAGCAGGCGGCGCGGGCGGCCAAACTGGATGAAGTATGCCGTAATCCATTCAAGAGCATTATTGTTCGCAGTGTCGAAACGGTCTATGCCTGCGAAGAGGCTCTCCGAATCATCAAAGAGTACGAAAAACCGGAGAAGCCGGCCATTGACATCGTACCGAAAGCAGGTATCGGATGCGGCTGCTCGGAAGCCCCCAGGGGAATCCTCTATCACCGTTATCGCCTCGACGAGAACGGCGTGATTCTGGATGCCAAGATTGTTCCGCCGACTTCCCAGAATCAGGGAATCATCGAAAGTGACCTGCGCGAGTTTGTCAGCAGGAATCTGGCCCTGTCCAACGAGAAGCTGACCTGGCAGTGCGAGCAGGCAATCAGAAATTATGACCCCTGTATTTCCTGTTCCTGCCATTTCCTGAAATTGCATATTGAACGGGAATAA
- a CDS encoding hydrogenase maturation protease yields MKSEGVSEKKPRLLLIGVGNQYRKDDAAGLIVVRSLKNQAPAFLEIIEESGEGASLMERWREVDGVIMVDAVSSGAPPGTIHRLDARRQSIPTDFFSYSTHAFSVAEAVEMARILDQLPPRMIIYGIEGESFKFGTGLSPALESAVPQVAESILNDVEIMSKETERKQERL; encoded by the coding sequence ATGAAATCCGAAGGGGTTTCCGAAAAAAAACCCCGACTGCTTCTTATCGGCGTGGGCAATCAATACCGCAAGGATGATGCAGCAGGTTTGATAGTTGTCCGGAGTCTGAAGAATCAGGCTCCGGCTTTCCTTGAAATTATTGAGGAAAGCGGTGAAGGGGCGAGTCTGATGGAGCGATGGCGGGAAGTTGATGGTGTCATTATGGTTGATGCGGTCAGTTCCGGCGCTCCTCCGGGGACCATTCACCGGCTGGACGCCCGCCGTCAATCGATCCCGACCGATTTCTTTTCCTATTCCACCCATGCCTTCAGCGTGGCCGAGGCGGTAGAGATGGCCCGTATCCTGGACCAGTTGCCGCCGCGGATGATTATCTATGGAATTGAGGGGGAATCTTTTAAATTTGGGACAGGGCTCTCCCCCGCTCTGGAATCGGCCGTACCGCAGGTTGCGGAATCAATTCTGAATGACGTAGAGATAATGTCCAAAGAAACAGAGCGGAAGCAAGAAAGGCTCTGA